A genomic stretch from Candidatus Defluviibacterium haderslevense includes:
- the fabD gene encoding ACP S-malonyltransferase — MKHIAYIFPGQASQFVGMGKDLYIKSDEAAALFEKANEILGFRISDIMIEGTEEELKQTNITQPSVFLHSIIKFKTTSIDQPPFAIAGHSLGEFSALVAAEVLSFEDGLNLVQIRASAMQEACENNPGSMAAIVGLDDAQIEQVCHSITDHVVIPANYNCPGQLVISGSLEGLKIAEQKLIEAGAKRVIVLNVGGAFHSPLMESARVNLEEAISKTTFNTPICPIYQNVDAKPHTHPDMIKMNLIRQLTAPVLWTQTMNHMIQDGTLSFIEVGGNGTVLSGFLKRIDRNFPIISL, encoded by the coding sequence ATGAAACATATAGCTTATATATTCCCAGGTCAGGCTAGTCAATTTGTGGGAATGGGTAAAGACTTGTATATTAAAAGTGATGAAGCAGCAGCGTTATTCGAGAAAGCCAATGAGATTTTAGGCTTTAGAATCAGTGATATCATGATTGAAGGTACTGAAGAAGAACTTAAACAAACAAACATCACACAACCATCAGTATTCCTTCACTCCATCATCAAATTTAAAACTACTTCTATTGACCAACCTCCATTTGCGATAGCTGGTCATTCATTAGGTGAATTTTCGGCATTGGTTGCAGCCGAAGTCTTAAGTTTTGAAGATGGTCTAAACTTAGTACAAATAAGAGCTTCTGCCATGCAAGAGGCTTGTGAAAACAATCCTGGATCTATGGCAGCCATTGTAGGTCTTGATGATGCACAAATAGAACAAGTTTGTCATTCCATTACAGATCATGTGGTCATTCCTGCAAATTATAATTGTCCGGGTCAATTGGTCATTTCAGGAAGTTTGGAAGGATTGAAAATAGCTGAACAAAAATTAATAGAAGCTGGTGCTAAACGAGTGATTGTCTTAAATGTTGGAGGTGCTTTTCATTCACCATTAATGGAATCAGCAAGAGTTAACCTTGAAGAAGCCATTTCAAAAACGACTTTCAATACTCCTATTTGTCCCATTTATCAAAATGTAGATGCCAAACCACACACTCATCCTGACATGATTAAAATGAATTTAATCAGACAACTTACCGCGCCAGTACTTTGGACACAAACCATGAATCATATGATTCAAGATGGAACTTTATCTTTCATCGAGGTTGGTGGAAATGGTACCGTATTATCCGGATTTTTGAAGCGAATTGATCGCAATTTTCCAATAATCAGTTTATGA
- a CDS encoding YqgE/AlgH family protein, translating to MSSDQPDQIQIENGSLLVAEPFMLDPNFKRAVVLIVDYSPTDGSIGFILNRSTPLKLSELIEDIDDFDAPVFYGGPVAENTLHFLHNVGSLIEESVKIAPGVYWGGHFESLKFLINQKLIQIENIRFFMGYSGWDSQQLQQEIKEPSWFIDQIDPNYIFKSKPEHLWKEILEKKGDHYSAISQMDGDYIFN from the coding sequence ATGAGCTCAGATCAACCAGACCAAATACAAATTGAAAATGGTTCCCTTCTAGTCGCGGAGCCCTTTATGTTAGATCCCAATTTCAAAAGGGCAGTGGTTTTGATCGTAGATTACTCTCCGACTGATGGATCCATTGGATTCATTTTAAACCGGTCTACTCCATTAAAACTAAGTGAATTAATTGAAGATATCGATGATTTTGATGCACCGGTTTTTTATGGTGGTCCGGTAGCTGAGAACACCTTACATTTTCTGCATAATGTTGGGTCATTAATAGAAGAATCCGTGAAAATTGCTCCTGGAGTATACTGGGGTGGACATTTTGAGTCATTGAAATTTTTAATCAATCAAAAATTAATTCAAATAGAAAACATAAGATTTTTCATGGGTTATAGTGGCTGGGACAGCCAACAATTACAACAAGAAATTAAAGAACCTTCATGGTTTATTGATCAAATTGATCCAAATTATATTTTTAAATCCAAGCCTGAACATTTGTGGAAGGAAATCCTTGAAAAAAAAGGAGATCATTACAGCGCCATAAGTCAAATGGATGGCGATTATATTTTTAATTAA
- a CDS encoding ABC-F family ATP-binding cassette domain-containing protein → MIRVQNLVLRFGERAIFNNISFTVTPGEKLAITGRNGSGKSTLLKVLSEAIKPDEGLVEKPKDVKVGYLEQELPTDKGFTVREEIMSSLVEINALHEELKHCEDQLSNPNLEEKKLMYYIELMEDIHHRMDYMNADKIEGEIEKILIGLGFKSTDFERKTHEFSGGWRMRLELAKLLLSRPNVMLLDEPNNHLDILSIQWLEKYLLTYEGSVILISHDLMFVDRIAKRIIEVDRGKLYDFVGSYSAFIDYKKERRDIELSEFKSQQKLIQHKEVLIDKFRAKASKASFAKSLQSELARMDVIEAPDEEQSSIRLRFQPSHPGGRMVIEARELTKSYGDLMVLNNIEFFIERGEKLSFIGQNGQGKSTLVKLISQVEPPTHGVINLGHQVKIGYFAQEHTELMDPNQTILEVIESVSLPSVRPLIRNILGGLAFGGDDVEKRIRVLSGGEKSRVRLASLLVQEHNFLILDEPTHHLDISSKESLKEAIKNYKGTVIVVSHDREFLRGLAEKTCFFADQKVRIFEGDIDYF, encoded by the coding sequence TTGATTCGAGTACAAAACCTAGTATTAAGATTTGGAGAAAGAGCTATCTTCAATAATATTTCATTTACGGTAACTCCTGGTGAAAAACTTGCCATTACTGGTAGAAATGGATCAGGAAAATCAACTTTGCTTAAAGTGCTTTCCGAAGCCATTAAACCGGATGAAGGGCTTGTAGAAAAACCTAAGGATGTAAAAGTAGGTTATCTTGAACAAGAGCTACCCACTGACAAAGGATTTACAGTTCGTGAAGAAATCATGTCATCTTTGGTAGAAATCAATGCCCTCCATGAGGAACTAAAACATTGCGAAGATCAACTTTCGAATCCAAACTTGGAAGAGAAAAAGTTAATGTACTATATTGAACTCATGGAAGACATCCATCATAGAATGGATTACATGAATGCTGATAAAATCGAAGGTGAAATTGAAAAAATTCTAATTGGCCTTGGTTTTAAAAGTACTGACTTCGAAAGAAAAACACATGAATTCTCTGGTGGCTGGAGAATGCGGCTTGAATTAGCAAAACTATTGTTGTCAAGACCAAATGTAATGTTACTCGATGAGCCAAATAACCATTTGGACATCTTATCCATTCAATGGTTAGAGAAGTATTTATTAACCTATGAAGGTAGTGTCATATTGATTTCTCACGATTTAATGTTTGTAGATCGTATCGCTAAGCGAATCATTGAAGTAGATCGTGGTAAATTGTATGATTTTGTCGGAAGCTATTCCGCTTTCATAGATTACAAAAAAGAAAGACGTGACATTGAACTCAGTGAATTCAAATCACAACAGAAATTAATCCAACACAAAGAAGTCCTTATTGATAAATTTCGTGCTAAGGCGAGCAAAGCAAGTTTCGCTAAATCATTGCAGTCTGAATTGGCCCGTATGGATGTCATAGAAGCACCAGATGAAGAACAATCATCTATAAGGCTTAGATTCCAACCTTCACATCCTGGTGGAAGAATGGTCATAGAAGCTCGCGAATTAACAAAATCGTATGGCGATTTAATGGTATTGAACAATATCGAATTCTTTATTGAGCGCGGGGAGAAATTAAGTTTTATTGGTCAAAATGGTCAAGGTAAAAGTACTTTAGTTAAACTTATAAGTCAGGTTGAACCACCAACACATGGCGTCATTAATTTAGGTCATCAAGTGAAAATTGGATATTTCGCACAAGAACATACCGAATTAATGGATCCAAATCAGACCATACTTGAAGTCATAGAAAGTGTAAGTCTTCCTTCTGTAAGACCATTGATCAGAAATATTCTTGGGGGCCTTGCCTTCGGAGGAGACGATGTTGAAAAACGTATCAGAGTTCTAAGTGGGGGAGAAAAGTCTCGAGTTCGACTTGCTTCACTGTTGGTTCAAGAACATAATTTTTTAATTCTGGATGAGCCCACTCACCATCTGGATATCTCTTCCAAAGAATCATTAAAAGAAGCTATAAAAAACTATAAAGGAACCGTTATAGTTGTTTCCCATGATCGTGAATTTTTAAGAGGCCTGGCTGAAAAAACTTGTTTCTTTGCAGATCAAAAAGTTCGAATATTTGAAGGTGATATCGATTATTTTTAG
- the folE gene encoding GTP cyclohydrolase I FolE: MKENQTLKNEALSSYFELIIKGVGEDSTREGLEKTPLRAAKALEFFTQGYSQDAIEVLNSAIFKEKFNEMVLVKDIELYSLCEHHMLPFFGKAHIAYIPNGKIVGLSKLPRVVDIFARRLQVQERLTHEIINCIQNTLNPYGVAVVIEARHMCMMMRGVQKQNSMTTTSAFTGVFKTFETRNEFLNLIK; encoded by the coding sequence ATGAAAGAAAACCAAACATTAAAAAATGAAGCCTTATCTTCTTACTTTGAGTTGATTATCAAAGGAGTAGGCGAGGATTCAACTAGAGAAGGGCTTGAAAAAACACCACTAAGAGCTGCTAAGGCCTTGGAATTTTTTACACAAGGTTATAGCCAGGATGCTATAGAAGTTTTGAATTCCGCCATTTTTAAAGAAAAATTTAATGAAATGGTTTTAGTCAAGGATATTGAGCTCTATTCATTGTGTGAACATCATATGTTACCATTTTTTGGAAAAGCTCACATTGCATATATTCCGAATGGCAAAATCGTTGGACTGAGTAAATTGCCCCGTGTGGTGGACATCTTCGCTCGCCGACTTCAAGTTCAGGAGCGACTTACTCATGAAATCATCAATTGTATCCAAAATACCCTAAATCCTTATGGCGTAGCCGTTGTAATTGAAGCCAGACATATGTGTATGATGATGCGTGGCGTCCAAAAACAAAATAGTATGACTACAACCTCTGCTTTTACCGGAGTTTTTAAGACCTTTGAGACTCGGAATGAATTTTTGAACTTAATCAAGTAG